The Ailuropoda melanoleuca isolate Jingjing chromosome 4, ASM200744v2, whole genome shotgun sequence region GTCTTgctgcctcagggtctttgcacatgctgcctGTTCAGCCTGGAGCATGCTTCTGGTCTTTTCATATGGTGTCCATCCAATCTTGGCTCTAGGTTGTCCTCCAGGTGAGGCCTTCCCCAGCTACCCAGTGCAGTGGCCCCTAGTCCCTCCCTGTCACATTTCATTATTCTCCTCAGAGGCACATCACTGTTGAGTTATTGCAgatgtctgtttctttgctgtttacctccccccacccttgggTGGAGATAAAGCTCTTTTGGCAGCTTCTTCCTTGATCGTTGGGTCCCCGGCACATAggagcctccccagccccaccaccagtTAACCAGTCTTCATTGTCCCAGCaactggtggggtgggggcagcatgTGGGACAGGTGTGAACTCCCAATTTGTGGTCGCCCTCCCAACGCACCCCGCCGTGACTCCCATCTGGGGCCCGCTAGTCACCTCCAGTTTCCCCTGTCCAAAACCAAGCTCTCACTGTTCACCCCCAACCTGCTCGGCACCTCTCCTGGGGTCGCAggcagagcacctggctggctcagtcggtggagcatgcatgcggctcttgatttcagggttttgagtttgagttcCGTGTTGGGTGTAGACGTTACTTAAATAAGGTACTTAaaaaagaggttttgtttttttttttaatctccgaGGTGCTTTAGAGTCCCTCTCTCTCGTGCCCCACATCTAGCCCGACCGCAGACCCTGGCAGCCCCGCTCCGGAGGCACATCTGGCACACAGGTGCCTCTCGCTGCCCCTGACACTCCCCTGGAGGCCCCATCATCTGTCACTTGCCAGGATTTTTGTGAAAACCTCACTGATCTCCCAGGTCCAGCCCCTTCTCCCTTCAGCAGCCCCCTAACAACACCTCTGTTGGGTCAGGCCAGTCCTCCATCTGGGCGCTAGGTGGGGGCTGAGCACCATCCCCCGGTCCCACCCTCTTGAAGCCAGGATCACCTTTTCCCGCAGTCTTGACAGCTACAGACACCCCCAGACATGGCCCAGCGTTCCAGGGGCCGATCATCCCTGTCGAGACCCCCCCTGGATTGGACCAGTGGTCTTCAAACTGTGGCTCACAAGAGAGCCTGGGGCACTGATTGAAAACACAGTTGCGGGGGCACACCCCAGGGATCCCGATTCAGGCAGCATCGCCGGGCTGCTCACTGCACATGTATGTGAGGCTGATGTTTCTGAACATCTAAAACCCGTGACTTTGGGAACCAGGAGGTCCTCAGAGCTGGGGGTTCCTCACCATCTGCATCAGCCACCATGGGCTGCTGCTGGACTGGCGGTGTCCCCCGCGCCTGCCCCCAGTGTAGAGAAGAAGCGGTGTGAGTGGCAGCTGTCGGCAGTGTGGGAGGCCTGGGCTGGCAGATCCCCGGCCGACAGGCGCTGTAAATACTTGTGGTCACCGCGCGTggctgggggagcctggggagctATTCTGGGAAGGTGCCGTGGGGAGGGGAAGGCTCTTACCAGCTTGAAGGAGTCCTCCAGCTGGGCCAGCGCAGCCCTGGCCTGGAACTGGCTGTGCTGCAggtggctcagggcgtgctcaAAAGCCCGCTGGCGGAAGCTGGGGGCCAGGTCACCCAGACGCACAAAGTAGCTGCCGCGGTCAGCGGTGagcaccttcggctcaggtttgGAGGCAGCAAGCTGAGCTGTAAAGGAAGACAGAATTCCTCAATCCTAGAGGTCCCTGGAGAATCCAGGGCTTGGGTTTTACAGAAGCCAAGCACCCCTGGGAGGTGGGCCCGGCTGTGCTGTTCTCACCTTGCTCCTCGGCATCCATGGGGTGGAAGATATCCCCCAGCTCTCCCAGCTCGTCCTGGAGCGTTGCAAAGCTCATGGCTCCTTCGTGTCCATGTGTGGTGGCCACGTGCCCTGCATCCTCCCTGCCCAGGCTGGCCCCATGGGTGCCTGTTGCCACGGCAGTATCTTCCCTGGCAAGGTCTGGACCTGCACACACAGTGTCTGGGGTGCTGGATACCCCAGAGGACAGAGCCTCTTGGGGTCTCAGGATAGTTTGTTCCACTCCTTTGTCTGGGGCACTGTAACTGGTGAGTCCACTCTGGACACTGTCCTGGGTACCAGGTAACCAATTCTGGATGTTCTGCACTGCCCCTTTGGCCACACTCCCTGCCCCAGTGAGCCCAGTGGACACTGCATCTTCGGTGCCAGTCAGGATGACCTTTGATGTGTCCATGCCAGTCTGGACAGCTCCTTTGGCTACATTCATGGCACCGGTCATCCCACTGCACACGGTGTCTTTGGTGCCTGTCAGGACAGTCTTAGTGGTGTCCAGGCCAGTCTGGATGGTGCCCTTGGCCACACCCAGTGTGCCTGTGAGCCCAGTAGATAGGGTGTCTTTGGTGCCAGTCAGGACAGTCTTTGATGTGTCCACGCCAGTCTGGACAGCTCCTTTGGCCACATTCATGGCACCAGTTCATACCGCTGCACACGGTGTCCTTCGTGCCTGTGAGGACGGTCTTGGTGGTGTTCAGGCCACCCTGGACAGCTCCTTTGGCCACATTCATGGCACTGGTCACCCCACTGTACATGGTGTCCTTGGTACCTGTGGCGATGTTTTGGGTTGTATTGAGCCCAGTTTGCATGGCCCCCTTGGCCATGTTCACTGCCCCTGTCACCCCAGTGGACACAGCATCCTTGGTGCCCGTGAGGACAGTCTTTGAGGTGTCCAGACCTCCTTGGACAGCTCCTTTGGCCGCATTCATGGCACTAGTCACCCCGCTGCACACGGTGTCCTTGGTGCCCGTCAGTACAGTCTTGGTTGTGTCCAGGCCCGTCTGAACAGTGCCCTTGGCCACACCCAGTGCGCCTGTGAGCCCAGTGGACAGAGTGTCTTTGGTGCCAGTCAGGACAGTCTTTGATGTGTCCATGCCAGTCTGGACAGCTCCTTTGGCCACATTCATTGCCCCAGTGAGCCCAGTGGACACTGCATCTTTGGTGCCCGTCAGGACGGTCTTTGAGGTGTCCAGACCTCCTTGGACAGCTCCTTTGGCCACATTCATGGCACCAGTCACCCCACTGCACACGGTGTCCTTGGTGCCTGTGAGGACGGTCTTGGTGGTGTCCATGCCAGTCTGGACGGTGTCCTTGGCCATGTTCATTGCCCCAGTGAGCCCAGTGGACACTGCATCTTTGGTGCCCGTCAGGACGGTCTTTGAGGTGTCCAGACCTCCTTGGACAGCTCCTTTGGCCACATTCATGGCACCAGTCACCCCACTGCACACGGTGTCCTTGGTGCCTGTGAGGACGGTCTTGGTGGTGTCCATGCCAGTCTGGACGGTGTCCTTGGCCATGTTCATTGCCCCAGTGAGCCCAGTGGACACTGCATCTTTGGTGCCCGTCAGGACGGTCTTTGAGGTGTCCAGACCTCCTTGGACAGCTCCTTTGGCCACATTCATGGCACCAGTCACCCCACTGCACACGGTGTCCTTGGTGCCTGTGAGGACGGTCTTGGTGGTGTCCATGCCAGTCTGGACGGTGTCCTTGGCCATGTTCATTGCCCCAGTGAGCCCAGTGGACACTGCATCTTTGGTGCCCGTCAGGACGGTCTTTGAGGTGTCCAGACCTCCTTGGACAGCTCCTTTGGCCACATTCATGGCACCAGTCACCCCACTGCACACGGTGTCCTTGGTGCCTGTGAGGACGGTCTTGGTGGTGTCCAGGCCAGTCTGAACAGTGCCCTTGGCCATGTTCACTGCCCCTGTCACTCCAGTGGACACTGCATCCTTGGTGCCCGTCAGGATGGTCTTTGAGGTGTCCAGACCTCCTTGGACAGCTCCTTTGGCCACATTCATGGCACCAGTCACCCCACTGCACACGGTGTCCTTGGTACCTGTCAGGACGGTCTTGGTGGTGTCCAAGCCAGTCTGAACAGTGCCCTTGGCCATGTTCACTGCCCCTGTCACTCCAGTGGACACTGCATCCTTGGTGCCCGTCAGGATGGTCTTTGAGGTGTCCAGACCTCCTTGGACAGCTCCTTTGGCCACATTCATGGCACCAGTCACCCCACTGCACACGGTGTCCTTGGTGCCTGTGAGGACGGTCTTGGTGGTGTCCANNNNNNNNNNNNNNNNNNNNNNNNNNNNNNNNNNNNNNNNNNNNNNNNNNNNNNNNNNNNNNNNNNNNNNNNNNNNNNNNNNNNNNNNNNNNNNNNNNNNNNNNNNNNNNNNNNNNNNNNNNNNNNNNNNNNNNNNNNNNNNNNNNNNNNNNNNNNNNNNNNNNNNNNNNNNNNNNNNNNNNNNNNNNNNNNNNNNNNNNNNNNNNNNNNNNNNNNNNNNNNNNNNNNNNNNNNNNNNNNNNNNNNNNNNNNNNNNNNNNNNNNNNNNNNNNNNNNNNNNNNNNNNNNNNNNNNNNNNNNNNNNNNNNNNNNNNNNNNNNNNNNNNNNNNNNNNNNNNNNNNNNNNNNNNNNNNNNNNNNNNNNNNNNNNNNNNNNNNNNNNNNNNNNNNNNNNNNNNNNNNNNNNNNNNNNNNNNNNNNNNNNNNNNNNNNNNNNNNNNNNNNNNNNNNNNNNNNNNNNNNNNNNNNNNNNNNNNNNNNNNNNNNNNNNNNNNNNNNNNNNNNNNNNNNNNNNNNNNNNNNNNNNNNNNNNNNNNNNNNNNNNNNNNNNNNNNNNNNNNNNNNNNNNNNNNNNNNNNNNNNNNNNNNNNNNNNNNNNNNNNNNNNNNNNNNNNNNNNNNNNNNNNNNNNNNNNNNNNNNNNNNNNNNNNNNNNNNNNNNNNNNNNNNNNNNNNNNNNNNNNNNNNNNNNNNNNNNNNNNNNNNNNNNNNNNNNNNNNNNNNNNNNNNNNNNNNNNNNNNNNNNNNNNNNNNNNNNNNNNNNNNNNNNNNNNNNNNNNNNNNNNNNNNNNNNNNNNNNNNNNNNNNNNNNNNNNNNNNNNNNNNNNNNNNNNNNNNNNNNNNNNNNNNNNNNNNNNNNNNNNNNNNNNNNNNNNNNNNNNNNNNNNNNNNNNNNNNNNNNNNNNNNNNNNNNGGTCTTTGAGGTGTCCAGACCTCCTTGGACAGCTCCTTTGGCCACATTCATGGCACTGGTCATCCCGCTGCACATGGTGTCCTTGGTGCCTGTGGCAATGTTTTGGGTCGTATTGAGCCCAGTTTGCACGGCTGCCTTGGCCATGTTTGCTGCCCCTGTCACTCCAGTAGACACTGCATCTTTGGTGCCCGTCAGGACAGTCTTGGTAGTGTTCAGACCAGTCTGAACAGTGCCCTTGGCCACATCCAGTGCGCCGGTAAGCCCTACGGACACAGTGTCTTTGGTGCCACTCAGGATGGTCTTGGTGGTATCCATGCCAGTCTGGACAGCTCCCTTGGCCACGTTCGCTGCACCTGTCACCCCAGCAGACACTGCGTCTTTGGTGCCTGTCAGGACAGTCTTGGTGGTGTCCATGCCAGTCTGGACGGTGCCCTTGGCCACACCCAGTGCGCCCGTGAGCCCAGTAGATAGGGTGTCTTTGGTGCCAGTCAGGACAGTCTTTGATGTGTCCATGCCAGTCTGGACAGCTCCTTTGACCACGTTTGCTGCACCTGTCACCCCTGCAGACACTGCGTCTTTGGTGCCTGTCAGGACAGTCTTGGTGGTGTCCATGCCAGTCTGGACGGTGCTCTTGGCCATGTTCATTGCCCCAGTGAGCCCAGTGGACACTGCATCTTTGGTGCCCGTCAGGATGGTCTTTGAGGTGTCCAGACCTCCTTGGACAGCTCCTTTGGCCACATTCATGGCACCAGTCACCCCACTGCACACGGTGTCCTTGGTACCTGTCAGGACGGTCTTGGTGGTGTCCAAGCCAGTCTGAACAGTGCCCTTGGCCATGTTCACTGCCCCTGTCACTCCAGTGGACACTGCATCCTTGGTGCNNNNNNNNNNNNNNNNNNNNNNNNNNNNNNNNNNNNNNNNNNNNNNNNNNNNNNNNNNNNNNNNNNNNNNNNNNNNNNNNNNNNNNNNNNNNNNNNNNNNCCAGTGGACACTGCATCTTTGGTGCCCGTCAGGATGGTCTTTGAGGTGTCCAGACCTCCTTGGACAGCTCCTTTGGCCACAGTCATGGCACCAGTCACCCCACTGCACATGGTGTCCTTGGTGCCTGTGAGGACGGTTTTGGTGGTGTCCAGGCCAGTCTGGACCGTGCCCTTGGCCATGTTCACTGCCCCTGTCACCCCAGTGGACACTGTATCCTTGGTGCCTGTAAGGACAGTCTTGGTAGTGTTCAGACCAGTCTGAACAGTGCCCTTGGCCATACCTAGTGCCCCAGTGAGCCCAGTGGACACTGCATCTTTGGTGCCCGTCAGGACGGTCTTGGTGGTGTCCATGCCAGTCTGGACAGCTCCTTTGGCCACATTCATTGCACCAGTCACCCCACTGCACACGGTGTCCTTGGTGCCCGTCAGGACGGTCTTTGAGGTGTCCATGCCAGTCTGGACAGCTCCTTTGGCCACATTCATTGCACCGGTCATCCCACTACACACAGTGTCCTTGGTGCCTGTCAGGACAGTCTTGGTGGTGTCCATGCCAGTCTGGACGGTGCCCTTGGCCACACCCAGTGCGCCCGTGAGCCCAGTAGATAGGGTGTCTTTGGTGCCAGTCAGGACAGTCTTTGATGTGTCCATGCCAGTCTGGACAGCTCCTTTGACCACGTTTGCTGCACCTGTCACCCCTGCAGACACTGCGTCTTTGGTGCCTGTCAGGACAGTCTTGGTGGTGTCCATGCCAGTCTGGACGGTGCTCTTGGCCATGTTCATTGCCCCAGTGAGCCCAGTGGACACTGCATCTTTGGTGCCCGTCAGGATGGTCTTTGAGGTGTCCAGACCTCCTTGGACAGCTCCTTTGGCCACAGTCATGGCACCAGTCACCCCACTGCACATGGTGTTCTTGGTGCCTGTGAGGACGGTTTTGGTGGTGTCCAGGCCAGTCTGGACCGTGCCCTTGGCCATGTTCACTGCCCCTGTCACCCCAGTGGACACTGTATCCTTGGTGCCTGTAAGGACAGTCTTGGTAGTGTTCAGACCAGTCTGAACAGTGCCCTTGGCCATACCTAGTGCCCCAGTGAGCCCAGTGGACACTGCATCTTTGGTGCCCGTCAGGACGGTCTTGGTGGTGTCCATGCCAGTCTGGACAGCTCCTTTGGCCACGTTCGCTGCACCTGTCACCCCACTGCACACAGTGTCCTTGGTGCCTGTGGCGATGTTTTGGGTCATATTGAGCCCAGTTTGCATGGCTCCCTTGGCCACGTTCGCTGCACCTGTCACCCCAGCAGACACGGCATCTTTGGTGCCCGTCAGGACGGTCTTGGTGGTGTCCATGCCAGTCTGGACGGTGCCCTTGGCCATGTTCATTGCCCCAGTGAGCCCAGTGGACACAGCATCTTTGGTGCCTGTCAGGACAGTTTTTGAGGTGTCCAGACCTCCTTGGACAGCTCCTTTGGCCACATTCATGGCACCAGTCACCCCGCTGCACACAGTGTCCTTGGTGCCTGTCAGGACAGTCTTAGTGGTGTCCAGGCCAGTCTGGACGGTGCCCTTGGCCACATCCAGTGCGCCTGTGAGCCCAGTAGATAGCGTGTCTTTGGTGCCAGTCAGGACAGTCTTTGATGTGTCCATGCCAGTCTGGACAGCTCCTTTGACCACGTTTGCTGCACCTGTCACCCCTGCAGACACTGCGTCTTTGGTGCCTGTCAGGACAGTCTTGGTGGTGTCCATGCCAGTCTGGACGGTGCTCTTGGCCATGTTCATTGCCCCAGTGAGCCCAGTGGACACTGCATCTTTGGTGCCCGTCAGGACGGTCTTGGTGGTGTCCATGCCAGTCTGGACAGCTCCTTTGGCCACGTTCGCTGCACCTGTCACCCCACTGCACACAGTGTCCTTGGTGCCTGTGGCGATGTTTTGGGTCATATTGAGCCCAGTTTGCATGGCTCCCTTGGCCACGTTCGCTGCACCTGTCACCCCAGCAGA contains the following coding sequences:
- the PLIN4 gene encoding LOW QUALITY PROTEIN: perilipin-4 (The sequence of the model RefSeq protein was modified relative to this genomic sequence to represent the inferred CDS: deleted 1 base in 1 codon); translation: MSAQDEGGRGPPKPKGKTLGSFLGSLPGFSSARNLMASAHGSAKESRPVADTAGASGQPQTEAATNLEQTACGEKLPPPSDKMISGAKDLVCSKMSKTKGAISSGMANMVDTAKGVVQGGLGMTRSALTGTKETVATGVTGAVGVAKGTVQTGLDTTKTVLTGTKDAVSAGVTGAANVAKGAMQTGLNMTQNIATGTKDTVCSGVTGAANVAKGAVQTGMDTTKTVLTGTKDAVSTGLTGAMNMAKSTVQTGMDTTKTVLTGTKDAVSAGVTGAANVVKGAVQTGMDTSKTVLTGTKDTLSTGLTGALDVAKGTVQTGLDTTKTVLTGTKDTVCSGVTGAMNVAKGAVQGGLDTSKTVLTGTKDAVSTGLTGAMNMAKGTVQTGMDTTKTVLTGTKDAVSAGVTGAANVAKGAMQTGLNMTQNIATGTKDTVCSGVTGAANVAKGAVQTGMDTTKTVLTGTKDAVSTGLTGALGMAKGTVQTGLNTTKTVLTGTKDTVSTGVTGAVNMAKGTVQTGLDTTKTVLTGTKNTMCSGVTGAMTVAKGAVQGGLDTSKTILTGTKDAVSTGLTGAMNMAKSTVQTGMDTTKTVLTGTKDAVSAGVTGAANVVKGAVQTGMDTSKTVLTGTKDTLSTGLTGALGVAKGTVQTGMDTTKTVLTGTKDTVCSGMTGAMNVAKGAVQTGMDTSKTVLTGTKDTVCSGVTGAMNVAKGAVQTGMDTTKTVLTGTKDAVSTGLTGALGMAKGTVQTGLNTTKTVLTGTKDTVSTGVTGAVNMAKGTVQTGLDTTKTVLTGTKDTMCSGVTGAMTVAKGAVQGGLDTSKTILTGTKDAVSTGVTGAVNMAKGTVQTGLDTTKTVLTGTKDTVCSGVTGAMNVAKGAVQGGLDTSKTILTGTKDAVSTGLTGAMNMAKSTVQTGMDTTKTVLTGTKDAVSAGVTGAANVVKGAVQTGMDTSKTVLTGTKDTLSTGLTGALGVAKGTVQTGMDTTKTVLTGTKDAVSAGVTGAANVAKGAVQTGMDTTKTILSGTKDTVSVGLTGALDVAKGTVQTGLNTTKTVLTGTKDAVSTGVTGAANMAKAAVQTGLNTTQNIATGTKDTMCSGMTSAMNVAKGAVQGGLDTTKTVLTGTKDTVCSGVTGAMNVAKGAVQGGLDTSKTILTGTKDAVSTGVTGAVNMAKGTVQTGLDTTKTVLTGTKDTVCSGVTGAMNVAKGAVQGGLDTSKTILTGTKDAVSTGVTGAVNMAKGTVQTGLDTTKTVLTGTKDTVCSGVTGAMNVAKGAVQGGLDTSKTVLTGTKDAVSTGLTGAMNMAKDTVQTGMDTTKTVLTGTKDTVCSGVTGAMNVAKGAVQGGLDTSKTVLTGTKDAVSTGLTGAMNMAKDTVQTGMDTTKTVLTGTKDTVCSGVTGAMNVAKGAVQGGLDTSKTVLTGTKDAVSTGLTGAMNMAKDTVQTGMDTTKTVLTGTKDTVCSGVTGAMNVAKGAVQGGLDTSKTVLTGTKDAVSTGLTGAMNVAKGAVQTGMDTSKTVLTGTKDTLSTGLTGALGVAKGTVQTGLDTTKTVLTGTKDTVCSGVTSAMNAAKGAVQGGLDTSKTVLTGTKDAVSTGVTGAVNMAKGAMQTGLNTTQNIATGTKDTMYSGVTSAMNVAKGAVQGGLNTTKTVLTGTKDTVCSGMTGAMNVAKGAVQTGVDTSKTVLTGTKDTLSTGLTGTLGVAKGTIQTGLDTTKTVLTGTKDTVCSGMTGAMNVAKGAVQTGMDTSKVILTGTEDAVSTGLTGAGSVAKGAVQNIQNWLPGTQDSVQSGLTSYSAPDKGVEQTILRPQEALSSGVSSTPDTVCAGPDLAREDTAVATGTHGASLGREDAGHVATTHGHEGAMSFATLQDELGELGDIFHPMDAEEQAQLAASKPEPKVLTADRGSYFVRLGDLAPSFRQRAFEHALSHLQHSQFQARAALAQLEDSFKLIEKAKQAPEGHSWLDQSPSSRVEEGTPQEVPDSGALSRACGLIQQLHVAYSTLASSLQGLPSELQQQVGRARHSLCELYSLVSSASSTDELPAERLAQSCGAVGQAWRELEQMLESVQHSPPLCWLVGPFALCPAGQQL